CCGTGGACGTTCTGGTCGATCTAGACGTGGGAATGCATCGGACCGGTATCGCGCCCGGAGATGAAGCCGCCGCTGTCTATCGGCGCATCGCCGACTTGCCTGGCTTGGAGCCCGGCGGTCTGCACGCATACGACGGTCACAACCGCGCGTCGGTCGTCTCCGAGCGCGATGGGGTCGGGACGGAGTGCCTGGAAACCGTTCGAGCGCTGCGGAACCGGCTGGTGGGCGAAGGGCTCCCGGTTGCTCGTATCGTCATGGGCGGGACTCCTCCGTTTCCCTTCTACGCGCGGCAGGAAGACGTCGAGGCGTCGCCGGGAACGTTCATCCTGCACGACTGCGGATACGGGGGTACGCTGCCCGACCTAGGGTTCGTGCCGGCGGCGATCCTGTTCAGCCGAGTCATTTCGCGTCCTGTGGCTGGGTTCGCCACCATCGATCTGGGTCACAAGGCCATAGCCGCCGATCCCGCCGGTGACCGCGGGATCGTGCTGAACGTGCCGGGCGTCCGCCTCGGAGGTCAGAGCGAGGAGCACTGGGTTCTCGAACTCACGGACTCGGCGACCCACGGCTTGCGGGTCGGCGATCCCGTGTTCGTTTGCCCCACACACGTCTGCCCGACCGTCGCGCTGCACCAGGAGGCAATCGTCATCGACGGCGGCAGACCCGTAGACCGCTGGCAGGTTGCCGCGCGTAACCGCACGTAGCGCGCGCGAACCGACACAGAGGAACCTCGATGCATCGTTCATGCCACCTGCTGACGCTGATCGCTGTTGCCGTTTGCCTTGCGCTCGTCGCGGGCTGCCGGAAGCCAGACCCCGAGAAGACGGCTCCTAGCCACTCTGAGGCGGAGGAGGACGCATCGCTCCTCCGGGGAACCGATGTCTCCACCGCCACGGCTGGTAGCGGGGCAGCGCCTGCCTTCACGCTGACCAACCTGGCTGGCGAGTCGGTGTCTTTGAAGTCGTTCGCCGGCAAGGGCGTGATCCTCGACTTTTGGGCGACGTGGTGCGCGCCGTGCGTGCAGGAGATACCCCACTTCGCCGACATCTACGAGGCGAACAAGGAGAAGGGCATCGTCGTCGTCGGCATTTCGCTGGACGATCAGCGCGACCAGGTGGTGCAGTTCGTCCAGCAGACGAAAGTCCCGTACCCGATACTGCACGGGAGCGCCGACGAGCTGGCGAAGGTAGCGGCTGACTACGGCGGAATCCAGTACATCCCAACGACGTTCTTCATCGATCCCAATGGTCGGATCGTGCAGAGACTGGAAGGCTACCACGACAAGGCAGACATCGAGTCGCATCTGCCGGCGATCACGCCGACTCGCTAGCCGGCGCACCGGATCTCGGTTCACCCAACACGGAGCTGCTCCATGCAGACCAAGTACGTTCTGAGTGAGAACGATATCCCGACCCACTGGTACAACATCGCGGCGGACATGCCGAACGCGACCAAACCTCCGCTCCATCCGGGAACCGGAGAGCCCATCGGGCCCGAGATGCTGGCTCCGCTCTTCCCGATGGAGTTGATCAAACAAGAGGTGTCTCGCGAGCGGTGGATCGAGATTCCCGAGCCGGTGCGCGATGTCTATCGACTGTGGCGTCCGTCGCCGCTCTTCCGCGCGACGCGGCTCGAGAAGGAACTCGATACGCCGGCGCGCATCTTCTACAAGTACGAAGGCGTCAGCCCTGCCGGAAGCCACAAGCCCAACACCGCCGTCGCGCAGGCTTACTACAATAAGCAGGAAGGCGCGAAGCGCATCGCCACCGAGACCGGCGCAGGTCAGTGGGGAAGCGCCCTGAGTCTGGCATGCAACCTGTTCGGGCTCGAATGCCAGGTCTACATGGTGAAGGTGAGCTACCACCAGAAGCCCTATCGACGCTCGATGATGGAAACCTGGGGAGCCCGTGTCATCGCCAGCCCGTCGAACGAGACGAACGCCGGTCGGAGTATCCTCGAGCAGGACCCGGAATCGCCCGGAAGCCTCGGTATCGCGATCTCGGAGGCTGTCGAGGATGCCGCCGGTCGCGACGACACGAAATACTCGCTCGGAAGCGTGTTGAACCACGTCCTGCTGCATCAGTCCGTCATCGGGCTGGAGGCGGAGAAGCAGCTCGCCCTCGCCGATGCTGAGCCGGATGTTGTGATCGGGTGCTTCGGAGGAGGCAGCAACTTCGCGGGGATCGCGTTCCCCTTCGTCCGACACAAGATCGCCGGTCGCAAGATGCGGATCATCGCCGTCGAGCCGCTTGCTTGCCCGACGCTCACGAAGGGCAAGTTCGCCTATGACTTCGGCGATGCCATCGGCATGACGCCCCTGATGCCGATGCACACGCTCGGACACACGTTCGTGCCGGCGAGAATCCATGCGGGTGGGCTGCGCTACCACGGATCCGCTCCGCAGGCGAGTCAGCTACTGCTGGACGGGCTCGTGGAAGCCCAGGCGTTTCCACAGCGCGACTGTTTCGAGGCAGGCGTGCTGTTCGCCCGCTGCGAGGGGATCATCCCCGCGCCTGAGACGAACCACGCCGTGAAGGCAGTCATCGACGAAGCCCGCAAGGCGAAGGAAGAGGGCAAGCAGAAGACGATCCTCTTCAACCTGTCGGGACATGGTCACTTCGACATGTCCGCTTACGACGCCTACTTCAGCCGGAGCTTGGAGGACTCGACGCTCTCCGAAGGCGAACTACGCAAGAGCCTCGAGTCGATCTCCGCGTTCCCAAAGGCTGGTTAGCAGTCGCCTGGCTCAGTGAACCATCGGGCGGGTCGCATGATCCGCCCGATTCGTGTGCTCGGCTGGCGGCGATTGTCGTATTCGGGAAGCCCGTGGTACGATGGCGTCTGCCGTCGCCGGGGCGCATCGGACGCGGAGGAGCGTATCCATGAAGTTCCTTCAGAAGTGGGCGGAACGGTCGCGGCGATCGCGACAGATCCTCGAAGGTGACCGTCTCCGCGAGGACGGACGCCTGCGGGAGGCTTTGGCGGTCTACCGCGCGACGTGCGGCGACGGTCCTGAGGATGCTCCGCTGCTCCGCACCATCGCGGAGATCCAGGGGCAGCTCGGCGATGCCGATGGAGCCGCCTCGACCCTCCTGACGCTGCTCGACCTCGACCTGAACCACGCCGACCTGCTCAGCGCCGCGACGTTCGACGAGATGCGCGAAACGCCAGCGTTTCTGCCCATCTATGGCATGCTGATCGCCCGGCTGCGCGAACACCTGGCGAACCATCCAGAGGATTCGGATGCGGCTTTCAGCCTCGGAGGCGCGTTGGAGATCGTCAGGGACACGAGCGGGGCTCAGGAGGTCTACGCTCGACTCGCCGCGGAGAGCCCTGCGGAGGACGTGCGCGGAAGGGCGCACTACGCGCGCGCCTGGCTGTTTCTCTCAACGGGCGCGCCAGATCAGGCGGCGTCAGCGCTGCGCGCGGCGTTTGGGTGCTACCCGCAGCTCTTGTCCGTCGTGGAGGCTGATCCTGCCTTCGCCGATGCCCTCGCGTCCGACGCGTTCAAAGGCGTCGTCGACTTCGGGATCGGTGCGCTCGCTGACCATCTGCGCGCCCAGGCTTCCGAGCATCCTGACAACTCACTGCCGCTTCGGCAGCTTGTCCATCTGTTCATGGCTCACGGCATGACAGAAGCCGCCGCCGACGCGGCTCGGTCGGCGATGGCGGCGATGCCCTCCGACATGGGCTTCGTCGAGCTCTATGCGAACGCGTTGTTCGATCTCGACCGGCTGCATGAAGCGCGCGAAGTGTACAACGATCTGCTGCGGCAGAGCCCGAACCATGCATCGGCGCTGTATCGGACCGGCGTTCTCTACGAGCGTGAGGACAACACGGACGCTGCGCGGGAGGCGTTCTGGGACGCCCTGCGCGTCCTGCGCGAGGAGTGCGAGCTCGCGTTCCTGATCGCAAGGGGCTGCGCGCGCATCGGCGACGAGGCTGGAGCCCTTGCGGCGATAGAACGGGCGGCGGACGCGTCGCGGGCTTCGGATACGATGCCGACGATCCGCCTGCTCGAAGCGGTGGAGCGGTCCCCGGACTTGGACCCGCTGCGGGAACTGCCCGACTTCCAGGGGATCGTCGCGTCGCTCGAGTCGGATGCGGTCGAGCCGTCCCTCGAATGACGGTTCCGGCGATCGGTCGGCGAATCGGTTGCCGACGCTAATCCGCCTGAGTATACTTATGGGCGCGTAGGCTCATAGCTCAATTGGTA
This sequence is a window from Candidatus Poribacteria bacterium. Protein-coding genes within it:
- a CDS encoding TlpA family protein disulfide reductase, with protein sequence MHRSCHLLTLIAVAVCLALVAGCRKPDPEKTAPSHSEAEEDASLLRGTDVSTATAGSGAAPAFTLTNLAGESVSLKSFAGKGVILDFWATWCAPCVQEIPHFADIYEANKEKGIVVVGISLDDQRDQVVQFVQQTKVPYPILHGSADELAKVAADYGGIQYIPTTFFIDPNGRIVQRLEGYHDKADIESHLPAITPTR
- a CDS encoding tetratricopeptide repeat protein; this encodes MASAVAGAHRTRRSVSMKFLQKWAERSRRSRQILEGDRLREDGRLREALAVYRATCGDGPEDAPLLRTIAEIQGQLGDADGAASTLLTLLDLDLNHADLLSAATFDEMRETPAFLPIYGMLIARLREHLANHPEDSDAAFSLGGALEIVRDTSGAQEVYARLAAESPAEDVRGRAHYARAWLFLSTGAPDQAASALRAAFGCYPQLLSVVEADPAFADALASDAFKGVVDFGIGALADHLRAQASEHPDNSLPLRQLVHLFMAHGMTEAAADAARSAMAAMPSDMGFVELYANALFDLDRLHEAREVYNDLLRQSPNHASALYRTGVLYEREDNTDAAREAFWDALRVLREECELAFLIARGCARIGDEAGALAAIERAADASRASDTMPTIRLLEAVERSPDLDPLRELPDFQGIVASLESDAVEPSLE
- a CDS encoding D-TA family PLP-dependent enzyme → MDDRYAIHDPDSLPSPSLLFYLPIIQANLRRALTLVEDPARLRPHVKTHKTPELVRMVQAAGVTKHKCATLREAEMLAEEGAPDILIAYQMVGPNQERLATLMARFPETTFRCVADDVSVVEALSSVMSRHELTVDVLVDLDVGMHRTGIAPGDEAAAVYRRIADLPGLEPGGLHAYDGHNRASVVSERDGVGTECLETVRALRNRLVGEGLPVARIVMGGTPPFPFYARQEDVEASPGTFILHDCGYGGTLPDLGFVPAAILFSRVISRPVAGFATIDLGHKAIAADPAGDRGIVLNVPGVRLGGQSEEHWVLELTDSATHGLRVGDPVFVCPTHVCPTVALHQEAIVIDGGRPVDRWQVAARNRT
- a CDS encoding TrpB-like pyridoxal phosphate-dependent enzyme yields the protein MQTKYVLSENDIPTHWYNIAADMPNATKPPLHPGTGEPIGPEMLAPLFPMELIKQEVSRERWIEIPEPVRDVYRLWRPSPLFRATRLEKELDTPARIFYKYEGVSPAGSHKPNTAVAQAYYNKQEGAKRIATETGAGQWGSALSLACNLFGLECQVYMVKVSYHQKPYRRSMMETWGARVIASPSNETNAGRSILEQDPESPGSLGIAISEAVEDAAGRDDTKYSLGSVLNHVLLHQSVIGLEAEKQLALADAEPDVVIGCFGGGSNFAGIAFPFVRHKIAGRKMRIIAVEPLACPTLTKGKFAYDFGDAIGMTPLMPMHTLGHTFVPARIHAGGLRYHGSAPQASQLLLDGLVEAQAFPQRDCFEAGVLFARCEGIIPAPETNHAVKAVIDEARKAKEEGKQKTILFNLSGHGHFDMSAYDAYFSRSLEDSTLSEGELRKSLESISAFPKAG